The Nitrospira sp. genome contains a region encoding:
- a CDS encoding type II toxin-antitoxin system RelE/ParE family toxin — protein MAEVTWTAEAERWLRDIYDYIALDNPSAAARTIETIYLKAEILREFPESGYRYWQKPDRHIRILLHGHYRIAYLIKNSDAIDIIGVFHGALNIDRYLP, from the coding sequence ATGGCAGAGGTGACATGGACCGCCGAAGCCGAACGATGGCTGCGTGACATTTACGACTACATCGCACTTGATAATCCATCCGCTGCCGCCCGAACTATCGAAACCATCTATCTGAAAGCCGAAATCCTTCGAGAATTTCCAGAATCAGGATACCGCTACTGGCAGAAGCCAGACCGACACATCCGTATTCTGCTTCACGGACATTATCGTATCGCTTACCTGATCAAGAACTCAGACGCGATCGACATCATCGGCGTCTTCCATGGGGCACTCAATATCGACCGATATCTACCCTAG